A window of the Drosophila simulans strain w501 chromosome 2L, Prin_Dsim_3.1, whole genome shotgun sequence genome harbors these coding sequences:
- the LOC6730418 gene encoding protein transport protein SFT2 → MSNLKSDLDEYLLLQSDQKKPSFNVKLPQLKVPFFSSSDPEANSFLKDTDSCFPKLSRLQRIVGFVACLGMGALCMTLSTFYIPFLILKARKFALLYTLGSLFFILSFCFLSGFGSFLKQMFSKPRLLTSLSYSSCLILTLYCALVAKSTAFTVLFAVAQIIALLFMVLGTVPGGASGLKFFGKLFKNTVSASTSVLPV, encoded by the exons atgAGTAATTTAAAATCGGATCTCGACGAATACTTGTTACTGCAGAGTGATCAGAAGAAACCCAGTTTCAACGTCAAGTTGCCACAGCTGAAAGTTCCATTTTTCTCCAGCTCCGACCCAGAAGCAAATAGTTTTCTAAAAGATACCGACTCATGTTTTCCAAAATTG TCTCGCCTGCAGCGAATCGTAGGCTTCGTGGCATGCTTAGGAATGGGCGCACTGTGCATGACCCTTTCCACGTTCTACATTCCCTTCCTAATATTGAAGGCCAGAAAGTTTGCCTTGCTCTACACCCTTGGCAGCCTCTTTTTCATCTTGAGCTTCTGCTTTCTCTCCGGATTTGGATCCTTTTTGAAGCAAATGTTTTCCAAACCAAGACTGCTCACCTCGCTGTCGTATAGTTCCTGTTTGATTTTAACATTATACTGCGCCTTGGTGGCCAAAAGCACCGCATTTACAGTCCTTTTTGCAGTGGCGCAAATAATTGCATTGCTCTTTATGGTCCTGGGCACTGTCCCTGGGGGAGCTTCGGGGCTCAAGTTCTTCGGCAAACTCTTCAAGAACACCGTGTCCGCTTCAACAAGTGTACTACCTGTATGA